In the genome of Gadus morhua chromosome 14, gadMor3.0, whole genome shotgun sequence, one region contains:
- the gpib gene encoding glucose-6-phosphate isomerase b yields MGLTQDPNFQKLQEWFTAHHLNLNLRHMFEADKERFNKFSTTLKTEDGDILLDYSKNLITDEVKKMLVELAKSRGVEAAREKMFAGDKINFTEGRAVLHVALRNRSNTPIVVEGKDVMPDVNAVLEKMKAFCHRVRSGEWKGYTGKAITDVVNVGIGGSDLGPLMVTEALKPYSKGGPRVWFVSNIDGTHIAKTLAQLNAETTLFIIASKTFTTQETITNAESAKEWFLEHAKDKSAVAKHFVALSTNGPKVKDFGIDTENMFEFWDWVGGRFSLWSAIGMSIALHIGFDNFEKLLSGAHWMDNHFRTAPLDQNAPVLLALLGIWYINFFHAETHAILPYDQYMHRFTAYFQQGDMESNGKYITNQGTRVNYHTGPIVWGEPGTNGQHAFYQLIHQGTRMVPADFLIPSQSQHPVRDCLHHKILLANFLAQTEALMRGKTTEEAKKELEASGLSGEALDKILPHKVFLGNKPTTSIVFKKLSPHTLGALIAMYEHKIFVQGVMWEINSFDQWGVELGKQLCKKIEPELGAAGEVTSHDSSTNGLINFLKKNFA; encoded by the exons atgGGCCTCACGCAAGATCCCAACTTCCAGAAGCTGCAGGAGTGGTTCACAGCCCACCACCTGAACCTCAACCTGAGGCACATGTTTGAGGCTGACAAGGAGAGATTCAACAAGTTCAG CACCACACTGAAGACTGAGGATGGAGACATTCTCCTGGATTACTCGAAGAACCTTATCACCGATGAGGTCAAGAAGATGTTGGTGGAGCTG GCCAAGTCAAGAGGTGTGGAGGCTGCTAGAGAGAAGATGTTCGCTGGAGACAAGATAAACTTCACAGAG GGCCGGGCGGTGCTCCACGTAGCTCTGAGGAACCGCTCCAACACCCCCATCGTGGTGGAGGGCAAGGACGTGATGCCGGACGTCAACGCCGTCCTGGAGAAGATGAAGGCCTTCTGCCAC AGAGTGCGCAGTGGTGAGTGGAAGGGCTACACTGGGAAAGCCATCACAGACGTGGTCAATGTGGGCATCGGAGGATCGGATCTG GGGCCCCTGATGGTGACGGAGGCCCTGAAGCCCTACTCCAAAGGCGGGCCCCGCGTCTGGTTCGTGTCCAACATTGACGGAACGCACATCGCCAAGACCCTGGCCCAGCTCAACGCGGAGACCACCCTGTTCATCATCGCGTCTAAG ACCTTCACAACCCAGGAGACCATCACCAACGCTGAGTCTGCCAAGGAATGGTTCCTGGAGCACGCCAAAGAT AAATCTGCGGTCGCAAAGCACTTTGTGGCACTTTCCACTAACGGC CCCAAAGTGAAGGACTTCGGCATCGACACAGAGAACATGTTTGAGTTCTGGGAT TGGGTAGGAGGCCGCTTCTCTCTGTGGTCTGCGATCGGAATGTCTATCGCTCTGCACATTG GCTTCGACAACTTTGAAAAGCTTCTCTCAGGAGCCCACTGGATG GACAACCACTTCCGCACCGCTCCCTTGGACCAGAACGCTCCCGTTCTGCTGGCGCTGCTGGGCATCTGGTACATCAACTTCTTCCACGCCGAGACCCACGCCATACTGCCCTACGACCAGTACATGCACCGCTTCACCGCCTACTTCCAGCAG GGGGACATGGAGTCCAACGGGAAGTACATCACCAACCAGGGCACCCGCGTCAACTACCACACTGGACCCATCGTCTGGGGAGAGCCTGGGACCAACGGACAGCACGCCTTCTACCAGCTCATCCACCAAG GAACTCGCATGGTCCCGGCTGATTTTCTGATCCCCTCCCAGTCTCAGCACCCTGTCAGAGATTGCCTGCACCACAAG ATCTTGCTGGCAAACTTCCTGGCTCAGACGGAAGCCCTGATGAGGGGGAAGACCACAGAGGAGGCCAAGAAAGAACTGGAGGCCAGCGGTCTGAGCGGAGAGGCCCTGGACAAAATCCTGCCTCACAAA GTGTTCCTAGGGAACAAACCGACCACCTCAATCGTCTTCAAGAAGCTTTCTCCTCACACGCTCGGGGCACTTATTG CGATGTATGAACACAAGATCTTTGTCCAAGGTGTGATGTGGGAGATCAACAGCTTTGACCAGTGGGG AGTGGAGCTGGGCAAACAGCTGTGCAAGAAGATCGAGCCCGAGCTGGGGGCGGCGGGTGAGGTGACCTCCCACGACTCCTCCACCAACGGACTCATCAACTTCCTCAAGAAGAATTTCGCCTGA